The Lycium barbarum isolate Lr01 chromosome 12, ASM1917538v2, whole genome shotgun sequence genome includes a region encoding these proteins:
- the LOC132625187 gene encoding GDSL esterase/lipase At5g14450 yields MRSIAIMEGARVMFLLLLSLILLTPLKISSTVEVATNAKPPCNFPAIYNFGDSNSDTGGISAAFEPIQAPYGESFFRKPAGRFSDGRLLIDFIAEHMSLPYLSPYLDSIGSNFRHGANFATGGSTIRRQNETIFQSGISPFFLDVQIVHFHRFKSRTEELYRQEKNKLPRPREFSHSLYTIDIGQTDLAVGFRQMSNIQLRAAIPDIINHFSAAVTRLYQQGARAFWIHNIRPIGCLPTATLYLRNPKPGVLDNYGCLKSHNNLALEFNRQLKARIGTLRAELGHAAITYVDVYAAKYELISNAKSQGFMEPQKICCGVHEGNAHVWCGQKGIVRGAEVFGGACANPSGYISWDGVHYSQAANHWIANHILNGSFSDPPIPITHACHKRLHH; encoded by the exons ATGAGAAGCATTGCAATAATGGAAGGTGCAAGAGTAATGTTcctattattattatcactaaTACTACTGACCCCCTTGAAGATCAGTAGCACCGTAGAAGTAGCGACTAATGCTAAGCCACCATGCAATTTTCCAGCAATATACAATTTCGGGGACTCGAATTCCGACACCGGCGGTATCTCTGCTGCATTTGAACCAATACAAGCACCTTATGGTGAAAGCTTCTTCAGGAAACCTGCTGGAAGGTTTTCAGATGGCCGCCTTCTCATTGACTTCATCG CTGAGCACATGAGTCTACCTTACTTGAGTCCCTATCTAGATTCCATTGGCTCGAATTTCAGACACGGAGCCAATTTTGCAACAGGAGGATCCACAATTCGTAGGCAAAACGAGACTATATTTCAAAGTGGTATAAGCCCCTTCTTCCTGGATGTTCAGATCGTGCATTTTCATCGTTTCAAATCAAGAACTGAAGAGCTCTATAGACAAG AGAAGAACAAACTCCCGAGACCTCGCGAATTTTCACATTCTCTCTACACAATTGACATAGGCCAAACTGATCTAGCTGTTGGTTTCCGCCAGATGAGTAATATACAACTTCGGGCAGCCATACCAGACATAATAAATCACTTTTCTGCAGCAGTAACG CGTCTATATCAACAAGGAGCGAGGGCATTCTGGATACATAACATACGCCCAATCGGTTGCTTACCAACAGCCACATTATACCTCAGAAATCCAAAACCAGGTGTTCTTGATAACTATGGATGCTTAAAGAGCCATAATAATCTGGCCTTAGAGTTCAATAGACAGCTGAAAGCCAGAATAGGGACATTGAGGGCAGAGCTTGGGCATGCTGCTATAACATATGTAGATGTCTATGCTGCCAAGTATGAATTAATCAGCAATGCCAAGAGCCAAG GTTTCATGGAACCCCAGAAAATATGCTGTGGAGTGCATGAGGGGAATGCGCACGTATGGTGCGGGCAGAAAGGAATAGTGAGAGGTGCAGAAGTGTTCGGAGGGGCTTGTGCCAATCCTTCAGGTTACATAAGCTGGGATGGAGTACATTATTCACAGGCTGCTAATCACTGGATTGCCAATCATATACTTAATGGCAGTTTCTCTGATCCTCCCATTCCCATTACACATGCTTGTCATAAACGTCTTCACCATTAA